A part of Miscanthus floridulus cultivar M001 chromosome 6, ASM1932011v1, whole genome shotgun sequence genomic DNA contains:
- the LOC136457995 gene encoding T-complex protein 1 subunit beta-like: protein MERMLKDDAREEKGELARMASFVGAMAISDLVKTTLGPKGMDKILQSTGRGRNVTVTNDGATILKSLHIDNAAAKVLVDISKVQDDEVGDGTTSVVVLAGELLREAEKLINLKIHPMTIIAGYRMALECARDTLLQKTMDNKENTDKFRTDLMNIAMTTLSSKILSQDKEYFAELAVDAVLRLKGSTNLESIQILKKPGGSLKDSFLDEGFILDKKIGIGQPKHIENAKILVANTAMDTDKVKIYGARVRVDSMSKVADIEAAEKQKMREKVQKIIAHGINCFVNRQLIYNFPEELFADAGILAIEHADFEGIERLALVTGGEIASTFDNPESVKLGHCKVIEEIMIGEDRLIHFSGVAMGQACTIVLRGASEHVLDEAERSLHDALCVLSQTVNDTRVLFGGGWPEMVMAREVDELARKTPGKKSHAIDAFSRALQAIPTIIADNAGLDSAELISQLRAEHHKENCTAGIDVITGTVGDMQKLGIQESFKVKQAILLSATEAAEMILRVDEIITCAPRRREDRM from the exons ATGGAGAGGATGCTCAAGGATGATGCCCGCGAAGAGAAGGGCGAGCTCGCCAGGATG GCATCGTTTGTTGGGGCCATGGCAATCTCAGATTTGGTGAAGACCACATTGGGACCAAAAGGAATG GACAAGATCCTGCAATCAACTGGCAGAGGGCGTAATGTTACTGTTACAAATGATGGGGCTACCATTCTGAAGTCGCTTCACATTGACAATGCTGCTGCAAAGGTCCTTGTTG ACATATCGAAAGTTCAAGATGATGAAGTTGGTGATGGGACAACTTCTGTCGTTGTTCTAGCTGGAGAACTTTTGAGGGAGGCTGAGAAGTTAATTAACTTGAAAATTCATCCGATGACTATTATTGCAG GGTACAGAATGGCTCTCGAGTGTGCCAGAGATACTTTGCTACAAAAGACCATGGACAACAAAGAAAATACAG ATAAGTTCAGAACTGATCTCATGAATATTGCTATGACTACTCTTAGTTCAAAAATACTTTCCCAAGACAAGGAGTACTTTGCTGAACTTGCGGTTGATGCTGTCTTGAGGCTTAAG GGTAGCACCAACTTGGAATCTATTCAAATTCTGAAGAAACCTGGAGGATCTCTTAAGGATTCCTTTTTGGACGAAGG GTTCATTCTTGACAAGAAAATTGGCATTGGGCAGCCAAAGCACATTGAGAATGCCAAAATTTTGGTTGCAAACACTGCTATGGACACAGATAAAGTTAAGATATATGGAGCACGGGTCCGGGTGGATTCAATGTCTAAAGTTGCAGATATCGAAGCTGCTGAGAAGCAGAAAATGAGAGAGAAAGTCCAAAAGATCATAGCTCACGGAATCAACTGTTTCGTCAACAGACAGTTAATCTATAACTTCCCTGAGGAACTCTTTGCTGACGCTGGCATACTTGCAATTGAGCATGCTGACTTTGAGGGAATTGAACGGTTAGCTCTTGTTACTGGTGGTGAGATCGCATCAACTTTTGATAACCCAGAGTCTGTTAAGCTTGGTCACTGCAAGGTCATTGAAGAGATTATGATTGGGGAGGACAGGCTAATTCATTTCTCTGGGGTTGCAATGGGGCAGGCTTGCACCATTGTCCTAAGGGGGGCTAG TGAGCATGTACTTGATGAGGCTGAGAGGTCCTTGCATGATGCCTTGTGTGTGCTGTCCCAGACAGTAAATGATACCCGTGTCTTGTTTGGAGGCGGATGGCCTGAGATGGTGATGGCCAGAGAAGTAGATGAACTTGCAAGGAAGACCCCTGGGAAGAAATCTCATGCTATTGATGCTTTCTCGCGTGCTCTGCAAGCCATCCCAACAATCATAGCTGACAACGCTGGTTTGGATAGTGCTGAGTTGATCTCTCAGCTCCGAGCTGAGCACCACAAAGAGAACTGCACTGCTGGAATTGATGTCATCACAGGCACA GTTGGGGACATGCAAAAGCTGGGGATTCAAGAGTCGTTCAAGGTGAAGCAGGCCATCCTTCTGTCTGCGACAGAGGCCGCAGAGATGATCCTCAGGGTCGATGAGATCATAACCTGTGCCCCGCGCAGAAGAGAGGATAGGATGTGA